A window of the Streptomyces luomodiensis genome harbors these coding sequences:
- a CDS encoding 3-hydroxyacyl-CoA dehydrogenase NAD-binding domain-containing protein translates to MTHPTTASTIRWEQDDEGVVTLVLDDPGQSANTMNAAFIDSLDAIADRAEAERDAIRGIIVTSAKKTFFAGGDLNDLLQVGPDQAQEVYEKNLRVKRGLRRIETLGKPVVAAINGAALGGGLEIALACHHRVALDAPGSRIGFPEVTLGLLPGGGGVARTVRLLGVSDALLKWLLQGTRYNPRRAQEAGLVDEVAATPEEMLTLARAFIAAHPESAQPWDEKGHRIPGGTPAQPKFAVNLPAFPANLRKQLNGAPYPAQRNILAAAVEGSQVDFETAQTIEARYFTELVIGQTAKNMIQAFFFDLQAVNSGANRPQGIEARQVRKVAVLGAGMMGAGIAYSCAKAGIEVVLKDVSVEAAAKGKAYSAGLLAKALAKGRTTEAERDELLARITPTADLRDLQGCDAVIEAVFEDPAVKHKVFQEIEGVVAPDALLCSNTSTLPITLLAEGVQRADDFIGLHFFSPVDKMPLVEIIKGERTGDKALARAFDLVRQINKTPIVVNDSRGFFTSRVIGHFLNEGVAMVGEGIDPASVEQAAAQAGYPAKVLSLMDELTLTLPRKIREETRRATEEAGGTWRPHPADAVIDRMVEEFGRPGRSGGAGFYDYDETTGKRTRLWPGLREHFGSGGSGGSGGSDTGGTGIPFEDMKERMLFCEAIDTVRLLEEGVLTSVADANIGSILGIGFPGWTGGVLQYINGYEGGVAGFVARARQLEAAYGERFAPPALLLEKAERGARFTD, encoded by the coding sequence ATGACCCACCCCACCACCGCCTCCACCATCCGCTGGGAGCAGGACGACGAGGGCGTCGTCACCCTGGTGCTCGACGACCCCGGCCAGTCCGCCAACACCATGAACGCCGCGTTCATCGACTCCCTCGACGCGATCGCCGACCGCGCCGAGGCCGAGCGGGACGCCATCCGCGGCATCATCGTCACCTCCGCCAAGAAGACCTTCTTCGCCGGCGGCGACCTCAACGACCTCCTCCAGGTCGGGCCCGACCAGGCCCAGGAGGTCTACGAGAAGAACCTCCGCGTCAAGCGCGGGCTGCGCCGGATCGAAACCCTCGGCAAGCCCGTGGTCGCCGCGATCAACGGCGCGGCGCTCGGCGGCGGGCTGGAGATCGCGCTCGCCTGCCACCACCGCGTCGCCCTCGACGCCCCCGGCTCGCGCATCGGCTTCCCCGAGGTCACCCTGGGCCTGCTCCCGGGCGGCGGCGGAGTCGCCCGTACGGTCCGGCTGCTCGGCGTCTCCGACGCGCTGCTCAAGTGGCTGCTCCAGGGGACGCGCTACAACCCCCGGCGCGCCCAGGAGGCGGGGCTGGTGGACGAGGTGGCGGCCACCCCGGAGGAGATGCTCACCCTGGCGCGGGCGTTCATCGCCGCCCACCCCGAGTCGGCGCAGCCCTGGGACGAGAAGGGCCACCGGATCCCGGGCGGCACTCCGGCGCAGCCGAAGTTCGCCGTCAACCTGCCCGCCTTCCCCGCCAATCTGCGCAAGCAGCTGAACGGCGCCCCCTACCCGGCGCAGCGCAACATCCTGGCCGCCGCCGTCGAGGGCTCCCAGGTGGACTTCGAGACCGCGCAGACCATCGAGGCCCGGTACTTCACCGAGCTGGTCATCGGCCAGACCGCCAAGAACATGATCCAGGCGTTCTTCTTCGATCTCCAGGCGGTCAATTCCGGTGCCAACCGCCCCCAGGGGATCGAGGCCCGTCAGGTCCGCAAGGTCGCGGTGCTGGGCGCCGGGATGATGGGCGCGGGCATCGCGTACTCCTGCGCCAAGGCGGGCATCGAGGTCGTCCTCAAGGACGTGTCCGTGGAGGCCGCCGCCAAGGGCAAGGCGTACTCGGCGGGGCTGCTGGCCAAGGCGCTCGCCAAGGGCCGTACCACCGAGGCCGAGCGGGACGAGCTGCTGGCCCGGATCACCCCCACCGCCGACCTCCGCGATCTTCAGGGCTGTGACGCGGTCATCGAGGCGGTCTTCGAGGACCCGGCGGTCAAGCACAAGGTCTTCCAGGAGATCGAGGGCGTCGTCGCCCCGGACGCCCTGCTGTGCTCCAACACCTCCACCCTCCCCATCACCCTGCTCGCGGAGGGGGTGCAGCGCGCCGACGACTTCATCGGGCTCCACTTCTTCTCACCCGTCGACAAGATGCCGCTGGTCGAGATCATCAAGGGCGAGCGCACCGGCGACAAGGCGCTGGCCCGCGCCTTCGACCTGGTGCGGCAGATCAACAAGACCCCGATCGTGGTCAACGACTCCCGCGGCTTCTTCACCTCCCGCGTCATCGGCCACTTCCTCAACGAGGGCGTGGCGATGGTGGGCGAGGGCATCGACCCGGCCTCCGTGGAACAGGCCGCGGCCCAGGCCGGCTATCCGGCCAAGGTGCTCTCCCTGATGGACGAGCTGACCCTGACCCTGCCGCGCAAGATCCGCGAGGAGACGCGCCGGGCGACCGAGGAGGCGGGCGGCACATGGCGGCCGCATCCGGCCGACGCGGTCATCGACCGCATGGTGGAGGAGTTCGGGCGCCCCGGCCGCAGTGGCGGCGCGGGCTTCTACGACTACGACGAGACGACTGGCAAGCGCACCCGGCTGTGGCCCGGACTGCGTGAGCACTTCGGTTCGGGCGGTTCGGGCGGCTCGGGCGGCTCGGACACCGGGGGCACCGGCATCCCCTTCGAGGACATGAAGGAGCGGATGCTCTTCTGCGAGGCCATCGACACGGTGCGGCTGCTGGAGGAAGGCGTGCTGACCTCCGTCGCCGACGCCAACATCGGCTCGATCCTCGGCATCGGCTTTCCCGGCTGGACGGGCGGCGTGCTCCAGTACATCAACGGCTACGAGGGCGGTGTGGCCGGTTTCGTGGCCCGCGCCCGGCAGCTGGAGGCGGCGTACGGGGAGCGGTTCGCCCCGCCCGCGCTGCTGCTGGAGAAGGCGGAGCGCGGAGCGCGCTTCACGGACTAG
- a CDS encoding CaiB/BaiF CoA transferase family protein has protein sequence MAMEEGATAAGPLAGVRVVELAGIGPGPFAAMVLGDLGADVVRVDRPGGPGGLRIDPDYDLANRNKRSVLLDLKTEEGAAAVLDLVERADILIEGYRPGVAERLGVGPDACLARNPKLVYGRMTGWGQQGPLAGVAGHDLGYIAVSGALSMIGAVDGPPIAPANLLGDYAGGSLYLVIGVLAALQHARAGGPGQVVDAAIVDGTAHLTSVIHGMMAAGGWRDQRGTNLLDGGCPFYGTYETADGGYMAVAPLERKFYAEFIELLGIADQAPARDDFDSWAELRAAIADRFKQRTREEWTAVFGASDACVAPVLSLREAPAHPQLAARSTFLDHGGITQPAPAPRFSATPGAVRRAPARPGADTAEVARDWGVTSLGEGSPS, from the coding sequence ATGGCGATGGAGGAGGGGGCGACCGCGGCCGGCCCGCTGGCCGGAGTGCGTGTGGTGGAGCTCGCGGGGATCGGTCCTGGCCCGTTCGCCGCCATGGTCCTCGGCGACCTCGGCGCCGATGTCGTCCGCGTCGACCGCCCCGGAGGCCCCGGGGGTCTGCGGATCGACCCGGACTACGACCTGGCGAACCGCAACAAGCGCTCGGTGCTGCTGGACCTGAAGACCGAGGAGGGCGCGGCCGCCGTGCTCGACCTCGTGGAGCGCGCCGACATCCTCATCGAGGGCTACCGCCCGGGGGTCGCCGAGCGACTGGGCGTCGGGCCGGACGCCTGTCTGGCCCGTAACCCCAAGCTGGTCTACGGCCGGATGACCGGATGGGGGCAGCAGGGCCCGCTCGCCGGGGTGGCCGGCCATGACCTCGGCTATATCGCCGTCAGCGGCGCCCTCAGCATGATCGGCGCAGTCGACGGCCCGCCCATCGCCCCCGCCAACCTCCTGGGGGACTACGCGGGGGGTTCGCTCTATCTCGTCATCGGCGTCCTCGCCGCCCTCCAGCACGCCCGCGCGGGCGGCCCCGGTCAGGTGGTGGACGCCGCGATCGTCGACGGCACCGCCCATCTGACCTCCGTCATCCACGGCATGATGGCCGCCGGTGGCTGGCGGGACCAGCGCGGCACCAATCTCCTCGACGGCGGCTGCCCCTTCTACGGCACCTATGAGACCGCCGATGGCGGCTATATGGCGGTCGCGCCCCTGGAGCGCAAGTTCTACGCGGAGTTCATCGAGCTGCTGGGGATCGCCGACCAGGCCCCCGCCCGCGACGACTTCGACAGCTGGGCCGAGCTGCGCGCCGCCATCGCCGACCGCTTCAAGCAGCGCACCCGCGAGGAGTGGACCGCCGTCTTCGGCGCCTCGGACGCCTGTGTCGCCCCCGTGCTGTCGCTGCGGGAGGCCCCGGCCCATCCGCAGCTCGCGGCCCGCTCCACCTTCCTCGACCACGGCGGGATCACCCAGCCCGCGCCCGCCCCGCGCTTCTCCGCCACCCCGGGCGCGGTGCGCCGCGCGCCCGCCCGGCCCGGGGCGGACACCGCCGAGGTGGCCCGCGACTGGGGTGTCACCTCCCTCGGCGAGGGAAGTCCGTCATGA
- a CDS encoding dihydrodipicolinate synthase family protein, which translates to MSLPAPLTGVVPPLCTPLTSLGEVDTRSLAALAERLIDAGVSALFALGSSGEAAYLDDRSRRTVLETVIGTADGRVPVLAGVIDMTTARVLDHARTAAELGADGIVATAPFYTRTHPVEIADHFRRLRDGADLPLFAYDIPVSVHSKLTPSILLPLAADATLAGVKDSSGDDGALRRLLVEVRRRGLGDSFTVLTGSELSVDGALLAGAHGVVPGLANVDPAGFVRLYRHARAGRWEQAAAEQDRLAALFAITDAGDPALMGGSSSGLGGFKTALRLLGVIECADTAAPQVPLGEAAVKTVRQLLEEGGLLT; encoded by the coding sequence ATGAGTCTTCCGGCGCCCCTCACCGGTGTCGTGCCACCTCTGTGCACCCCGCTCACCTCCCTGGGCGAGGTCGACACCCGTTCCCTCGCCGCGCTCGCCGAGCGGCTGATCGACGCGGGGGTGAGCGCGCTGTTCGCGCTCGGCTCCAGCGGAGAGGCCGCCTATCTGGACGACCGCAGCCGCCGTACGGTCCTCGAGACGGTCATCGGGACCGCGGACGGCCGGGTGCCCGTGCTCGCCGGGGTGATCGACATGACGACCGCGCGGGTGCTGGACCACGCCCGTACGGCGGCGGAGCTGGGCGCGGACGGGATCGTGGCCACCGCTCCCTTCTACACCCGCACCCACCCCGTGGAGATCGCCGACCACTTCCGGCGGCTGCGCGACGGCGCGGACCTGCCGCTGTTCGCCTACGACATCCCGGTCTCCGTCCACTCCAAGCTGACGCCCTCGATCCTGCTCCCGCTGGCCGCCGACGCCACGCTGGCCGGGGTCAAGGACAGCAGCGGGGACGACGGGGCGCTGCGGCGGCTGCTCGTCGAGGTGCGCCGGCGCGGCCTGGGTGACTCCTTCACCGTGCTCACCGGCTCCGAGCTGTCCGTGGACGGCGCCCTGCTGGCGGGGGCCCATGGCGTCGTTCCGGGCCTGGCCAATGTCGATCCGGCCGGTTTCGTCCGGCTGTACCGGCACGCGCGCGCGGGACGCTGGGAGCAGGCGGCCGCCGAACAGGACCGGCTGGCCGCGCTCTTCGCCATCACCGACGCCGGGGACCCGGCGCTGATGGGCGGCAGTTCGTCGGGGCTCGGCGGCTTCAAGACCGCGCTGCGGCTGCTGGGCGTGATCGAGTGCGCGGACACCGCCGCCCCCCAGGTCCCGCTCGGCGAGGCGGCCGTCAAGACCGTACGTCAGCTGCTGGAGGAGGGAGGGCTGTTGACGTGA
- the amcB gene encoding cyclophane-forming radical SAM peptide maturase AmcB, translated as MRTRTRTPGWRARYDQWFTAPQTVVVQPTTWCNLDCHYCYLPFRKLRHHMGPDVAAALAMSVAQLTAGGGPPIGIVWHGGEPLAIGPQKFSALLAPFEDLRRAGRVHHYVQTNATLITDIWCELLTAYDIRVGVSVDGPAALNTERVDLRGKPAFHRILHGVRRLRAHGIPFSVISVVATESITQPEELLRFLAELGCHSAGFNIEEVEGVNTHRQSPTPAQAEEFWCRTLIWTRSHGDRLKVRELERLAEYLHLIRSGQRAAWDERRLDPIPTVSVTGDVVLLSPELAGTTDPAYEDFRAGNILDQPLPVILSGAHRLRYVRDFLTGLDRCRGGCAFFDFCRGAQAANRYFENGSLRSTETNYCRVSRQALVTALSTLATKEKGQAT; from the coding sequence ACTGTTACCTGCCTTTCCGCAAGCTTAGGCACCACATGGGCCCGGACGTCGCCGCCGCCCTGGCGATGTCGGTCGCCCAGCTCACAGCCGGCGGCGGCCCGCCCATCGGGATCGTTTGGCACGGCGGGGAGCCCCTCGCGATCGGCCCGCAGAAGTTCAGCGCGCTGCTCGCCCCCTTCGAGGATCTGCGCCGCGCAGGCCGCGTCCACCACTACGTGCAGACCAACGCCACCCTGATCACCGACATCTGGTGCGAGCTGTTGACCGCATACGACATTCGCGTGGGCGTGAGCGTCGACGGCCCGGCCGCCTTGAACACCGAGCGGGTCGACCTGCGCGGCAAGCCTGCCTTCCACCGGATTCTCCACGGCGTCCGGCGACTGCGTGCGCACGGCATCCCGTTCTCCGTGATTTCGGTCGTGGCCACCGAGTCCATCACCCAGCCCGAAGAGCTGCTGCGATTCCTGGCGGAGCTGGGCTGCCACTCGGCGGGGTTCAACATCGAGGAGGTTGAGGGTGTCAACACCCACCGGCAGTCGCCCACGCCTGCGCAAGCCGAGGAGTTCTGGTGCCGCACCCTCATCTGGACCCGCTCCCACGGCGACCGCCTGAAGGTGAGGGAACTTGAACGCCTCGCCGAGTACTTGCACCTGATCCGCTCTGGACAGCGCGCCGCATGGGACGAGCGGCGCCTCGATCCGATCCCCACCGTCTCCGTCACCGGTGACGTGGTGCTGCTCTCCCCGGAGCTCGCGGGCACCACCGATCCTGCCTACGAAGACTTCCGTGCCGGCAACATCCTCGACCAGCCCCTGCCCGTGATCTTGAGCGGCGCGCACCGACTCCGCTACGTCCGTGACTTCCTCACCGGCCTCGACCGCTGCCGGGGCGGGTGCGCCTTTTTCGACTTCTGTCGCGGCGCCCAGGCCGCCAATCGCTACTTCGAGAACGGCAGCCTGAGGTCCACCGAGACCAACTACTGCCGGGTCTCCCGGCAGGCCCTGGTCACGGCCCTGTCCACCCTCGCAACCAAGGAGAAAGGGCAAGCAACATGA
- a CDS encoding acetyl-CoA C-acetyltransferase, which produces MSTEAYVYDAIRTPRGRGKADGALHGTKPVDLVVGLIQEIRRRFPELDPAAIDDVVLGVVSPLGDQGSDIAKIAAIAAGLPDTVAGVQENRFCASGLEAVNLAAAKVRSGWEDLVLAGGVESMSRVKMGSDGGAWFADPMTNYETGFVPQGIGADLIATIGGYSRHDVDSFAALSQERAARAWKEGHFDRSVVPVCDRSGLTVLDRDEHIRPGTTPETLAGLKPSFATIGEAGGFDAVALQKYHWLEAIDHVHHAGNSSGMVDGAALVAIGNREVGERFGLTPRARIVSAAVSGADPTIMLTGPAPATRKALAKAGLTIDDIDLVEINEAFAAVVLRFVDDMGLSLDKVNVNGGAIAMGHPLGATGAMILGTLIDELERRGGRYGLVTLCVGGGMGIATVVERLR; this is translated from the coding sequence GTGAGCACCGAAGCGTATGTGTACGACGCCATCCGCACCCCGCGCGGGCGCGGGAAGGCCGACGGCGCCCTGCACGGCACCAAGCCCGTCGACCTGGTGGTGGGCCTCATCCAGGAGATCCGGCGGCGGTTCCCCGAGCTGGACCCGGCGGCCATCGACGACGTGGTCCTCGGCGTCGTCAGCCCGCTCGGCGACCAGGGCTCCGACATCGCCAAGATCGCGGCCATCGCGGCCGGGCTCCCGGACACGGTCGCCGGCGTCCAGGAGAACCGCTTCTGTGCCTCGGGCCTGGAGGCCGTCAACCTGGCCGCGGCCAAGGTCCGTTCCGGCTGGGAGGACCTGGTGCTCGCGGGCGGCGTCGAGTCGATGTCGCGGGTGAAGATGGGCTCCGACGGCGGGGCCTGGTTCGCGGACCCGATGACCAACTACGAGACCGGTTTCGTACCGCAGGGCATCGGCGCCGACCTCATCGCCACCATCGGCGGCTACAGCCGCCATGACGTGGACAGCTTCGCCGCGCTCTCCCAGGAGCGGGCCGCGCGGGCCTGGAAGGAGGGGCACTTCGACCGCTCCGTGGTCCCGGTCTGCGACCGCAGCGGGCTGACCGTCCTCGACCGGGACGAGCACATCCGCCCCGGCACCACCCCCGAGACCCTGGCGGGCCTCAAGCCGTCGTTCGCCACCATCGGCGAAGCGGGCGGCTTCGACGCGGTGGCGCTTCAGAAGTACCACTGGCTCGAGGCCATCGACCACGTCCACCACGCCGGGAACTCCTCGGGCATGGTGGACGGCGCCGCCCTGGTCGCCATCGGCAACCGCGAGGTCGGTGAGCGCTTCGGGCTGACCCCGCGCGCCCGGATCGTCTCCGCCGCCGTCTCCGGCGCCGACCCCACCATCATGCTCACCGGCCCGGCTCCCGCCACCCGTAAGGCGCTCGCCAAGGCCGGGCTGACCATCGACGACATCGACCTGGTCGAGATCAACGAGGCGTTCGCGGCGGTGGTGCTGCGCTTCGTGGACGACATGGGCCTGAGCCTGGACAAGGTCAATGTCAACGGCGGCGCGATCGCGATGGGCCATCCGCTGGGCGCCACCGGCGCGATGATCCTCGGCACGCTGATCGACGAGCTGGAGCGGCGCGGCGGGCGGTACGGGCTGGTGACGCTGTGCGTGGGAGGTGGGATGGGCATCGCGACGGTGGTCGAGCGGCTCCGCTGA
- a CDS encoding endonuclease V, with amino-acid sequence MTSAVDPRYELPRDWPTTEAGAIALQERTRASVLIGGEVPAPGTGTGAVVGVDVAYDDERDLVAAAAVALDARDLAVVAEATAVGRVSFPYVPGLLAFREIPAVLDALGDLHRRLGSRPDLVVCDGYGLAHPRRFGLASHLGVLTGLPTIGVAKNPFGFRHADPGPRRGDWAPLLDGDEEVGRALRTRDGVKPLFVSVGHRVTIADACAYTLHLARDYRQPETTRRADALCRRALKAAGM; translated from the coding sequence ATGACCAGTGCTGTCGATCCACGATATGAACTGCCCCGCGACTGGCCCACGACCGAGGCCGGGGCGATCGCCCTCCAGGAGCGGACGCGGGCGTCCGTGCTGATCGGCGGGGAGGTGCCCGCGCCGGGCACCGGGACCGGCGCGGTCGTCGGGGTGGACGTGGCGTACGACGACGAGCGCGACCTGGTCGCGGCCGCCGCCGTCGCCCTGGATGCCCGCGACCTCGCCGTCGTCGCGGAGGCGACCGCGGTCGGCCGGGTCAGCTTCCCGTACGTCCCCGGGCTGCTGGCGTTCCGTGAGATCCCGGCCGTCCTCGACGCGCTCGGCGACCTCCACCGGCGCCTCGGCAGCCGTCCCGACCTGGTGGTGTGCGACGGCTACGGGCTCGCCCACCCGCGCCGGTTCGGGCTGGCCAGCCATCTCGGGGTGCTCACCGGGCTGCCCACCATAGGCGTCGCCAAGAACCCCTTCGGCTTCCGCCATGCCGATCCGGGGCCGCGCCGCGGCGACTGGGCGCCGTTGCTCGACGGGGACGAGGAGGTGGGCCGGGCGCTGCGTACCCGCGACGGTGTGAAGCCCCTGTTCGTCTCGGTCGGCCACCGGGTGACCATCGCGGACGCCTGCGCGTACACCCTGCACCTGGCCCGCGACTACCGGCAGCCCGAGACGACACGGCGCGCGGACGCGCTGTGCCGCCGGGCCCTCAAGGCCGCCGGGATGTGA
- a CDS encoding sialate:H+ symport family MFS transporter — MFAAWIGYLLDGFDFVLITLVLTEIADEFDLSTASAATLVSGAFITRWLGGAVLGALGDRYGRKAAMIVSILLYSLGTFACGFAWNYTSLFTARLVIGMGMAGEYTASATYVLESWPARLRNRASGFLISGYSGGTIIASELYKWVVPHWGWRWMFWIGVLPVLVALWVRRALPEAGEWDEEVATARARPNPFRPLFAGRSRASANTALAVAASTALFCVFTPLGAGWRWPLSVLAAGCLVAFAAQLGGRRRWSLYIALTCTVFCAFLYSWPIQALLPTYLKEQLGYTPSEVTDVMFYAGFGTMAGCWLAGFAGDWLGTRRAYASTLLASLAFVFPVFAVRDSLVGLGVLLFFLLALSQGISGLLPKYTAGHFPTESRAASLGFVYNTGALGGAVAPVLGAHLAEGMSLGRALAVLTFGLTLLVIVLVGADVPRRLGRLTDPAGDEDHLGPGRPLPVAEPGVERT; from the coding sequence ATGTTCGCCGCCTGGATCGGCTATCTGCTCGACGGTTTCGACTTCGTGCTGATCACGCTCGTCCTGACCGAGATAGCCGACGAGTTCGACCTGAGCACGGCCTCGGCGGCGACCCTGGTCTCCGGCGCCTTCATCACCCGCTGGCTCGGCGGGGCGGTGCTGGGCGCGCTGGGCGACCGCTACGGACGCAAGGCCGCGATGATCGTCAGCATCCTGCTCTACTCGCTCGGCACCTTCGCGTGCGGCTTCGCCTGGAACTACACCAGCCTGTTCACGGCCCGGCTGGTGATTGGCATGGGCATGGCCGGTGAGTACACCGCGAGCGCCACCTACGTCCTGGAGAGCTGGCCCGCGCGGCTGCGCAACCGCGCCTCCGGCTTCCTGATCTCGGGCTACTCCGGCGGCACCATCATCGCCTCCGAGCTCTACAAGTGGGTGGTGCCCCACTGGGGCTGGCGCTGGATGTTCTGGATCGGCGTGCTGCCGGTGCTGGTCGCGCTGTGGGTGCGGCGGGCCCTTCCGGAGGCCGGGGAGTGGGACGAGGAGGTGGCGACGGCGCGGGCGCGGCCGAACCCCTTCCGGCCGCTGTTCGCCGGGCGTTCCCGCGCCAGTGCCAACACGGCGCTGGCCGTGGCCGCGAGCACCGCGCTGTTCTGCGTCTTCACCCCGTTGGGCGCGGGCTGGCGCTGGCCGCTGTCGGTCCTGGCGGCGGGGTGTCTGGTCGCCTTCGCGGCCCAGCTCGGCGGACGCCGCCGCTGGTCGCTGTACATCGCCCTGACGTGCACGGTCTTCTGCGCGTTCCTCTACAGCTGGCCGATCCAGGCGCTGCTGCCCACCTATCTGAAGGAGCAGCTGGGATACACCCCCTCCGAGGTCACCGATGTGATGTTCTACGCCGGGTTCGGCACGATGGCCGGGTGCTGGCTCGCGGGATTCGCGGGCGACTGGCTCGGCACCCGGCGCGCCTACGCCTCCACCCTGCTCGCCTCGCTGGCCTTCGTCTTCCCGGTGTTCGCGGTGCGCGACAGCCTGGTCGGACTCGGCGTGCTGCTGTTCTTCCTGCTCGCGCTGAGCCAGGGGATCTCCGGCCTGCTGCCGAAGTACACCGCGGGTCACTTCCCGACCGAGAGCCGGGCCGCCTCGCTCGGCTTCGTCTACAACACCGGGGCGCTCGGCGGCGCGGTGGCGCCGGTGCTCGGCGCCCATCTGGCCGAGGGCATGTCCCTCGGCCGGGCGCTGGCGGTGCTCACCTTCGGGCTGACGCTGCTGGTGATCGTGCTGGTCGGTGCCGACGTGCCGCGCCGGCTGGGCCGGCTGACCGATCCGGCGGGCGACGAGGACCACCTCGGGCCCGGCCGGCCGCTGCCGGTGGCGGAGCCCGGCGTGGAGCGGACCTGA
- a CDS encoding pentapeptide repeat-containing protein, with translation MGTRTIRRTSVTLPSLDESGLYLSHVTSLEGGRGRVAEFHYGDADLRALDLADTHLIDGRISGLKTQRARLEKLRVDSVEFTGCDLSSLRWVDSKVTRAVFRDCKLMGVMLEDITLDDVLFENCKLDYSTLTRVRAVGPVIFSQCSLRETTFDAADLSTAAFDGCDLRLAEFDGGTYHHLDLRGNDLSQLRGLASLKQVIIDHGQTLQLAEALAVELDVTYGEDLGDR, from the coding sequence ATGGGAACCCGCACGATCCGCCGCACGAGCGTCACCCTGCCCTCGCTGGACGAGTCCGGCCTGTATCTCTCCCATGTCACCTCGCTCGAAGGCGGTCGTGGCCGGGTCGCGGAGTTCCACTACGGCGACGCGGATCTGCGCGCGCTGGACCTGGCCGACACGCACCTGATCGATGGACGGATCTCCGGACTCAAGACCCAGCGCGCCCGGCTGGAGAAGCTCCGCGTCGACTCTGTGGAATTCACCGGGTGCGACCTGTCTTCCCTGCGCTGGGTCGACAGCAAGGTCACCCGTGCCGTCTTCCGAGACTGCAAGCTGATGGGCGTCATGTTGGAGGACATCACCCTTGATGACGTTTTGTTCGAGAACTGCAAGCTCGACTACAGCACCCTCACCCGCGTCCGGGCCGTCGGGCCCGTGATCTTCTCCCAGTGCTCCCTGCGCGAGACCACGTTCGACGCGGCCGACCTGAGTACAGCCGCATTCGACGGCTGCGATCTACGACTCGCCGAGTTCGACGGCGGCACGTACCACCACCTGGACCTGCGCGGCAACGACCTTTCCCAGCTCCGCGGCCTTGCCTCGCTCAAGCAGGTGATCATTGACCACGGACAGACGCTGCAACTGGCCGAGGCCCTCGCCGTGGAGCTCGACGTCACCTATGGCGAAGACCTCGGCGACAGGTAG
- the amcA gene encoding multiple cyclophane-containing RiPP AmcA, which produces MTLLDGLTTSDAPVVVDLISTHIASVPVATGETWDNRPTWDNWRKSPAPFDNRPTWDNWNKKK; this is translated from the coding sequence ATGACACTGCTCGACGGATTAACCACTTCCGACGCCCCGGTCGTGGTGGACTTGATCTCCACCCACATCGCTTCGGTCCCGGTGGCTACTGGGGAGACATGGGACAACCGCCCCACATGGGACAACTGGCGGAAGAGTCCCGCACCTTTCGATAATAGGCCCACATGGGACAATTGGAATAAGAAGAAGTAG
- a CDS encoding DUF1203 domain-containing protein, translated as MSENYELRAIAPEALKLLRTADDAGQPPRTVVEGEEGGSPMRCCLGRSRPHETIALVSYAPLRRWAAETGATPGPYDEVGPVFIHPEECDGWTGPGIPDGIRGTRRVLRAYSAEGGILGGRLLDGCEPTLEEGLAELYRDPRVAAVHVRAVEFGCFLAETRRV; from the coding sequence ATGAGCGAGAACTACGAGCTGCGGGCCATCGCGCCCGAGGCGCTGAAGCTGCTGCGGACCGCCGACGACGCGGGGCAGCCGCCGCGCACGGTGGTGGAGGGCGAGGAGGGCGGCAGCCCGATGCGCTGCTGCCTGGGCCGGAGCCGGCCGCACGAGACCATCGCGCTGGTCTCCTACGCCCCGCTGCGCCGCTGGGCCGCGGAGACGGGCGCCACACCCGGCCCGTACGACGAGGTCGGTCCGGTCTTCATCCACCCCGAGGAGTGCGACGGCTGGACCGGCCCCGGTATCCCGGACGGCATCCGGGGCACGCGCCGGGTGCTGCGGGCGTACTCCGCCGAAGGCGGCATCCTCGGCGGCCGGCTGCTGGACGGCTGCGAACCGACGCTCGAGGAGGGGCTGGCCGAGCTGTACCGGGACCCTCGGGTGGCGGCGGTGCATGTGCGCGCCGTCGAGTTCGGCTGCTTCCTGGCCGAGACGCGACGGGTCTGA